Proteins co-encoded in one Juglans regia cultivar Chandler chromosome 16, Walnut 2.0, whole genome shotgun sequence genomic window:
- the LOC109009240 gene encoding ran guanine nucleotide release factor — MAADSYSERSLFGGAISSTFSHRFQDVSNIRQVPDHQEVFVDPARDESLIFELLDYKHEVGDEGSAIWFLQDLATEQEAEGGMVIEQSGVIEAPGLCYRNLPAVVTTAVGQMAISKGRQGREAQNIVKVYLANLRLKEVGTDVLITAYDPVVINPLSESARAVGAGFVVPATQAGCMPMAEVFKLAVSSFKVNDWSLFGSAV; from the exons ATGGCAGCAGATTCTTATTCGGAGCGCTCGCTTTTTGGCGGCGCAATATCTAGCACATTCTCTCATAGATTCCag GATGTCAGCAATATCCGGCAAGTCCCCGATCATCAG GAGGTATTTGTGGACCCTGCCCGCGATGAAAGCCTGATATTCGAGCTCTTAGATTACAAGCATGAAGTTGGAGATGAAGGAAGTGCTATCTGGTTCCTTCAAGACCTTGCCACCGAACAAGAAGCTGAAGGAGGCATG GTGATTGAGCAGTCTGGTGTGATCGAGGCCCCTGGATTGTGTTACAGAAACCTACCTGCTGTAGTCACAACTGCAGTTGGCCAGATG GCCATTTCTAAGGGACGGCAAGGAAGGGAAGCGCAAAATATTGTTAAG GTGTATTTGGCAAATCTGCGCCTTAAGGAAGTTGGTACAGATGTACTGATTACTGCATATGATCCTGTTGTTATAAA CCCCTTGAGTGAAAGTGCTAGAGCAGTTGGGGCTGGTTTTGTTGTTCCTGCAACTCAAGCTGGATGTATGCCAATGGCTGAGGTCTTCAAACTTGCAGTCTCTTCCTTCAAAGTTAACGACTGGAGCCTTTTTGGTTCTGCCGTCTAA